Within Gaiellales bacterium, the genomic segment ATCGACCTGCCCCGTTACACCTGGAACTCGTTCCTCTACGCCGGGCTCTCGACGGTCGGCGTCGTGGTCTCGTCGGTGCCTGTCGCCTACGCCTTCGCCCGCATCGAGTGGCGCGGCCGGAACGTCGTCATGCTGCTCGTGCTGGCGACGCTGATGATGCCGCCGCAGGTGACCTCCGTGCCGCTCTACATCCTCTGGTCCAAGCAGTACCACGACTGGACGCACATCCAGTACATCGGCACGCTGAAGCCGCTGATCATCCCGAGCTTCTTCGGCGATGCGTTCTCGATCTTCCTGCTGCGCCAGTTCTTCATGACGATCCCGAAGGAGCTGACCGACGCGGTGCGCGTGGACGGCGGTGGGCACTTCGAGATCCTGCGCAAGGTGATCATCCCGCTCTCGAAGCCGGCGATCGCTGCGGTGGCGCTCTTCAACTTCATCTACTCGTGGAACGACTTCTACGGCCCGCTCGTCTACCTGGCCGGGAACACGCAGTCGCAGACGCTCTCAGTCGCGCTCGCGTCGTTCCGCACGGTGCACCACGTCGACTGGAACCTGACGATGGCGGCGGCGCTCGTCTTCATGCTGCCGGTGATCGTGATCTTCTTCCTCGCCCAGCGGGTGTTCATCGAGGGGATCACCCTGACCGGCGTGAAGGGATAGGCCACCGGGGCTTGCGGCGGCCGGCACGGCAGCGGCGCCGGCCAGGACGCGGCCCGACCCGTGCTCGAAGAAGTGCAGCCGGGCCGGGTCGACCGAGAGCCGCACCCGCTCGCCCGCGCGGGCGCGGGTGCGGGCGTCGACGCAGGCCGTGCACACCGTCGTGCCGGCGTCGGCGACGAGCGGCACCTGGGCCTCCTCGCCGCCCTCCTCCTGGGGTGTGCGCCCGTCGGGCGTGTCGGAGGCGGGCCGGGCGTCGAGCGCGAAGATCACGTTCGCCTCGGCCCCCAGCTCCTCGACGACGCGCACCGGCACCTCGAGCACGGCCCGGGTGTCGTCCCGCCACACCTCGGCATCCTCGAAGTCGGACGGCCGGATGCCGACGACGACCGGGCCGGAATGCCCGGCGAGCCGGTCGGTGACCGGCAGCCGGTGGCCGCCGAACACGACCTGGCCGTGCTCGATCGTGGCCTCGAACAGGTTCATCGACGGCGAGCCGATAAACGCCGCCACGAACATGTTGACCGGGGTCGTGTAGAGGTTCTGGGGCGTGTCCAGCTGCTGGACGACGCCGTCGCGCATGACGGCGACGCGGTCGCCGAGCGTCATCGCCTCGACCTGGTCGTGGGTGACGTAGACGGTCGTCGTACCCAGCTGGTCGCGCAGCCGGGCGAGCTCGGCCCGCATCTGCACCCGTAGCTTGGCGTCGAGGTTCGAGAGCGGCTCGTCCATCAGGAACGCCTGCGGCTCGCGCACCATCGCCCGGCCCATCGCCACCCGCTGGCGCTGGCCGCCGGAGAGCTCCGAGGGCTTGCGCTCGAGCAGCGGCGCGAGGCCGAGCACGCTCGCCGCCTCGCGCACCTTCTCGGCCACCTCGGCCTTGGGCCGCTTGCGCAGGCGCAGGCCGATGGCGATGTTCTGCGCCACCGTCATGTGCGGGTAGAGCGCGTAGTTCTGGAACACCATCGCGATGTCGCGGTGCTTGGGCGCCAGGTCGGTGACGATCCTGTCGCCGATCACGACCTCGCCGTCGGACACCTCCTCGAGGCCCGCGATGATGCGAAGGAGCGTCGTCTTGCCGCACCCTGACGGGCCGACCAGCACCATGAACTCGCCGTCGGCGATCTCCATCGACACGCGGTCGACGGCGACCACGTCCTTGCCGAACCGCTTCGTGACTTCCTGCAGGACGATCCGCGCCATTCCTCCTCCTCAGCGTACCGCGCCGTTGCGGGAGAACCTGTCCGCGACCAGCGTCTCGCGCAGCCGGGGGCCGGCGCCGTCGGCGACCGCCAGCTGGTCGAGTGCGAGCAGGGCCGCGCCGACGATGGGCAGGTCGTCGACGACGGTGATCTGCGCCTTCGGGGCACACGCGGAGACGCGCTCCTCGAGCCGGCGCATGAAGACGGGGCTGCGGGCGCGGGCGACGCCGCCGCCGAGCACGACCGGGGCATCCGTGCCCAGGAGCTTCAGCCGCCGCAGCGACGTGCACACGAGCACCGACACCTCCTCGGCCTGCCGCTCGACGATCCCGACGGCGACGGGGTCGCCCGCGTTCGCCGCCTTCAGCACGACCGGCGCCAGCTCGTAGACGCGCGAGTCGTCGAGCTTGCCGGTATGCAGGCCGACCATCACCTGGCGCGGCGTCTTCATGCCGA encodes:
- a CDS encoding carbohydrate ABC transporter permease, whose translation is LAFALPVIFMLLTALMTDQQALSASIIPHPFVWSNFKTVFTSIDLPRYTWNSFLYAGLSTVGVVVSSVPVAYAFARIEWRGRNVVMLLVLATLMMPPQVTSVPLYILWSKQYHDWTHIQYIGTLKPLIIPSFFGDAFSIFLLRQFFMTIPKELTDAVRVDGGGHFEILRKVIIPLSKPAIAAVALFNFIYSWNDFYGPLVYLAGNTQSQTLSVALASFRTVHHVDWNLTMAAALVFMLPVIVIFFLAQRVFIEGITLTGVKG